From the Alphaproteobacteria bacterium CG11_big_fil_rev_8_21_14_0_20_39_49 genome, the window GCATAAATTGCCTGACAAACAGCGTGATGCCGTGCTACTTGTCTATTCCGAAGGGCTTAACCACAATGAGGCGGCAGAAGTTATGCAATGTGCAGAAAGTACCGTTTCATGGTATATTATGGAGGCAAAAAAAACTTTAAAACAAATGATGAAATAAACCCAAGGATTTATGGGTTTATTACGTCATATTAATACGGCAGGAAATTTTACTAATAAAATATTCGATTAAAGAAAATGCAGGATAATGAATTAAAACAGTTAGAAAAGATAAGGATAGCTAAAGTCTCAAAAGAGGCTAAGGCTAAGGCATTATCTGCCGCTATGGATGCGTTTGACGAGGAAAATTCTGCTATTGCAAAAAATAATCAAAAAAATCCCCAAGGTTTTTCCGACTCATTCCGTCCTATAGATAATATCAAACAAAATATATGGAGTACCATCATGAAAAAACAACTTATAGTCGGAACGGCATTAGCAGGAGTAATGGCAGTTTTAATTGCACCTGCCGTTTTAAAACAAACAACACCTTTTGACACAGAAAAATCAGACAAACAGGAAATCACGCAATCAAAAGATATTACACAACAAGGCGTTGACGCTCAAGGCATGGGGCAGATTGTAGACAATATTAAAGTCGGCAAAGCGGACTCTATGTCCGACAAAAGCACTGACGATGAATATTATGAAAATGATATAGCTTCAAATGAAAGCATTGATATGGTCGAATCCGGTATTATTCCACAACAAGCACCACAAGCCGCTGCTATCGCACCATCGAACAATAACTTTCAAAAAAGGTCGGCATATGATGCCAAAGTAACCGCAGAGCTAGCAATCGCTCCATACCATACAGCACCTACAATACCGCATCCGGGGGACGCACCGGGATTTGTAGAGCCGCAAAATAACGATAAATTCTCAAATCCTGATCAAAACCCTGTCAAAAAAGTATCGCAAGAGCCTGTATCTACTATTTCCGTAGATGTTGATACGGCATCATACTCATATGTAAGAAGGACATTAAATAGCGGTAGAACGGTACATAAAGGTTCGGTACGTGTTGAAGAAATGATAAATTATTTTGACTATAAATATCCTTACCCTGAAACTTCTACAACCCCTTTTCGCCCTACCATGTCGATATATCCAACCCCATGGAACGAGGAAACTAAGTTACTTCACATCGGTATCAAGGGCTATGATATAGTAAGTGACGCAAAACCGCGTTCTAATCTGGTTTTCTTAATAGATGTTTCAGGCTCTATGAACTCGCCTGATAAACTGCCTCTCTTGAAAAACGCCTTCCGTATGATGGTAAATAATCTTGATGATAATGACGTAGTATCAATCGTTACATATGCAGGCTATGTGGGAACTGCTTTAGAGCCGACTCCCGTGTCGCAAAAAGAAAAGATATTTGCCGCACTTGAAAATTTAAATTCAGGAGGTTCAACAGCAGGTGCTCAAGGCATACAGCAAGCATATAGTTTAGCCGAACGCAACTTTGACAAAGAAGGTGTTAACCGAATTATCCTTGCCACAGACGGCGACTTCAATGTAGGCATGCGTAGCGATGAGGACTTGAAAAAACTTATCGAAGATAAGCGTAAAAGCGGTGTTTTCCTTTCGATACTTGGTTTTGGACAAGGTAACTATAATGACGCCCTAATGCAAACCCTTGCACAAAACGGTAACGGCAACGCAGCTTATATAGACAATCTGAACGAAGCCCAAAAAGTCTTGGTTGAAGAGGCAAGCTCAACATTATTCCCCATCGCCAAAGACGTTAAGATACAGATTGAGTTCAACCCTAGCCTTGTTTCGGAATATCGCCTTATCGGTTACGAAACCCGTATCTTACAACGTGAGGACTTCAACAACGACAAGGTAGACGCAGGCGATATCGGCTCAGGTCATACCGTAACGGCTATATATGAGATAACTCCTAAAGGCAGTAAGGCACAAATGATTGATGACCTTCGCTATCAAAAACCGGCTAAAGTTGAGGCAAGTGCAGATAGTGATATCAGCGAAGACAACGCAAATGAGTATGCATTCTTAAAAATGCGTTATAAACTTCCGAATCAGGATAGCAGTACGTTAGTACAGATTCCTGTTACAAAAGATATGGAGTTTCAAAGCATAGATAATACGTCTACCGAAGTTCGTTTTGCAACGGCAGTTGCGGCATTCGGGCAAAAGATACGCAATGAAACCTTTATAGGTTCACTCACCTATGATGATATCATCAATCTTGCTACAGGCTCAACCGGAGAAGATAAATTCGGTCGCCGCAGTGAATTCATAAATCTGGTAAGATTAGCCAAATCATTGAATAACTAAATATAAAAACGCAACATAATGCTTTAATGTACAATCCCCGCCTCTGTGCGGGGATTGTAGTCTACTGTATGGAAATTATTTGGAATAACTATACTCCGATAAGACACGTTCTTTATTGCCGCAATATAGCCAGTATTGTATCTGCAGCCTTTCGGCTGGGGTTTTCAGGCTCACCCAAACCCATTATTTTCAGGGCTTCCAAGCCCCTTACTATTTGCAGGTCTTTTAGTTTATAATCGTCCAGTATTTTATCAACTGATTGCGATATTAAATAAGGTGTGCAGAAATTTTGTAAGAACTCAGGTATTATCTCCTCATCTAAAATAAGGTTGATAAGATTTGCGTATTTTATTTTTACCAAAGATTTTATGATACGATAGGATATGTAGTTTACTTTGTAGCCTATAACCATCGGACAGCCTGCCAGTGCCACTTCCAGTGAGCCGGTGCCTGATTTTACTATTGCAACAGACGCGGCTTTATATGATGCGTATTTATCCTCATCATTATCTACTATTATTGCTTTTATCTTAGAAGATGCAACCATATGCTCAACTTCCTCTTTCAAAGAAGGGATAGTCGGTATTACCATAACCGGATTTTCCACCCTTGCCAACAGTCTGACTGCCTCCATAAATACAGGTAATAATCTATGCACCTCTCCTTTACGGCTACCGGGCATAACGGATATTACGGTTTCATTTTCAGCTATGGCGTATTTTTGTTTGAAAGCGTCGCCGTTTGGTGGGAACTTTGTTTCCACTATAGGGTGTCCTATATAGGTGCAGGGCAATCCTACTTCTTCAAAATAAGGCGGTTCAAAAGGTAGTATCACAAGCAGATGGTCAAACAGTTTTGCAAATTTTTCAGCACGTTTGGGCTTATATGCCCAGACTGTGGGGGCTACATAATGCACCAGCTTTCCGTTAAACGGTTGGAATACGATAGGCTCTCTTTCTTTTTTCTTGGAAAGAATTTTCTTTAAGGTTTTTTCTAAGCCATCTTCACCAAAGCGAAGGCGTTTTGCTATTCGTGTGGTGAAACCCGGAGAATCTATAGTAATTACAATATCGGGCTGTTTTTCATAAATGTCGGCTATGGTATCATATATACGGTCAAGTATATTTCCTAAGTGAGGCAGTATTTCGGCAAATCCCATAATTGATATTTCCGACATATCGAACAGGCTTTTAAAACCTGTTCCGCTCATTTTTTCTCCGCCTATGCCGTAAAATTCTATAGGTTGCGACGATGCGGTTTTTAGTTGTTCTATCAACTTAGCCCCGTATATATCCCCTGATGCCTCGCCTGCTATTATGTATATTTTCATTTCATATACTATAAACTGTAAATTTTGTAAAAATTGCGTTGAAGTCTTTAATTTTTGTCATTGTGAACTTGTTTAATAATCTACTTTAGCGGTCTATAAGATGCTGAAATAAATTCAGCATGACATTTATATTTTGTCACCCTGAACTTGTTTCAGGGTCTTTTTAAAGTAAAATGAGATACCGAAATAAATTCGCCCATGACAAAATCTATATTTATTGAAAACTCCCCTAAATTACAAGATTTAAAGTATTTGTATAAATCGGATAAATTTGCAATAAGAAAATGATAAACTATCTTAAATAATAACAAGCTCTGCAAGAACTATTATTTTGAACCTGATAAACACCGTTATTATGACAAACCCCTGTCAATGTTCCAGAAGGGTTAACTGCTACAAACTTACCACCAATTGCATCACCGTTACCGCCGTCTATTTTTTTATCAATATTTGCCGTATATTGAACTTTATAAGCTGTACCACTCCCACCATCTGCAGCATTAAGATCAGGTAACTCATGAGGTTGCCTATATGCCATTATTAACATAGGAATATTCCTTCCTTTATAATTGCATTTATGTTGCCACGAACCGGAGCCGTAATTGCTTCCCATTAAAATCCCTAAACCGCTTTCTACCTTACTAGAAGGAAAGCCCTGATTTATATTGTTGGAGTTATCAAATTGTTCATTTATTAATCCTGAAAGGCTTAAATGTTGAAATGCATGAGAGACCTCTCCTCCATAATTACCAATTGCCATTAAAATGGTACCGTCGGCCTTTTCAATGCGTCCGTCACCATCGCCGCTATTTGTGTTGCCGGCTCCCCAAAAAGCTTCAGCTTTAGCAAAATCTCCGGGAATACCGTTATATTCCAGATAGAAAGCATTAAACGCTGTTTCAAATTTTGCTAGTTGACCTATTTCAGAGCGGAGCTTCGCTTGATGAACTAATGCCTGACCACCTATCACACCAGCTACAATCAGTCCTATAAGAACTATAACAATTGATAGCTCAATAAGAGTAAAGCCATTCCCAGTTCTCAAGTCTTTGGTCTTTGGTCTTTTACAGTGACAAACATGCATGTGTCTTCCCTGAAAATAAAATAAATAATATAAAAAATTATATATTATTCGGGTTAAGATTTAGTTAATATAAAATTAGCAGTGTTCATCATATATAGGTTTTCCATACTGAAACAATTTTAGTATGGAAAAAGTAAGTGTAGCATTTGAATTAAGAAGCCTTCAACAATTCCTGCAACTCGCCTTCTTCATACATTTCTTTGACTATATCGCAGCCGCCGATGAACTCGCCTTTTACATATAGTTGCGGTATGGTAGGCCAGTCACTGAATTGTTTTATCCCTTCACGCAAGGCGGGGTCAAGCAGAACATTTATGTCCTTAAACTCTACATTCATCTTTTGTAATAGATTGACCACCAAAGCAGAAAAACCGCATTGCGGGAATTTTGCCGTGCCTTTCATGAATAATACCACATTGTTATTGTCTATTTCGTCCTGAATAGCTTTAAATACCGGATTATCTGACATTTTTTCCTCTTACTGTTATTATTGTTATTTTTTCACTTTCGTTTTTAACTGCATTGCGTGTAATTCACCGCCCATTTTGCCTTTTAATGCTTCATATACCGTTTTATGTTGTTTGATTCTTGTTTGCCCTTCAAAGGCTGACGATTCTATTTCAACAGACCAGTGGTCATTATCTCCGGCAAGGTCGGTTATCCTTATATTTGCATCGGGAAATGCGTCTTTTATCAAACTTTCTAAAATATTCTGTTCCAAAGGCATAAAATTACTTGTTTTTAATACTTAATAGTCTTGAAATTAGTTTGATTTTATATACTATATTCAAGCTATGGTAAAGATTTTTAGGAATTATAATTAAATATGGAATTAAAAAACGCTAAACGTGTTGTTATTAAGATAGGTTCATCTCTATTAATAGACAAAAAGCAAAGCGGCATACGGCACAAATGGCTAAAAAGCCTTGTCGACGATGTCGTAGACTTAAGAAAAAGGAATATAGACGTTGTTCTGGTGACATCAGGAGCCGTAGCACTAGGCAAAAAATACATAAAATTCAAAAAAGCGGTATTGACGCTAGAGGAAAAACAAGCGGCTGCCGCATGCGGACAAACAGACCTTTCACGTAACTATCAGCGTTATTTTAACGATAAAAAAATACAGACGGCTCAGCTACTTCTGACTATTTTTGACTCCGAAAACCGTAGAAACTACCTTAACGCCAAGAACACTATTGAAACTTTGCTTGAAAACAAAGTGTTGCCTATAATTAACGAGAACGACACCGTTGCAACTCACGGGCTTAGGTTTGGAGATAATGACAGGCTGGCAGCAAGAGTATCGCAAATGGTAGGTGCTAATTATCTTATATTGTTTTCCGATATTGACGGGCTTTATACGGCTAATCCGAATATTGACGAAAGTGCCGTACATATTGAGGAGGTTGATGAGATAGACGAACGTATCGAGGCAATGGCAGGCGGTAGTAGCTCCACCGTAGGCTCCGGCGGAATGGTAACCAAGATAGCTGCTGCAAAAATAGCCATGATGTGCGGTTGTAATATGATATTGGCAAAGGGATTTGATATGAACCCTGTAAAAAAACTATTTGAAGGGGGAAGGCATACTTTATTCATATCCAAGGAAAACCCTCTAAATGCCAGAAAACGCTGGATTGCCAGCAGCCTTAGCCCATCAGGTGAAATTATCATAGATGCAGGGGCGGCAAGGGCTTTACAGGCTGGAAAAAGCCTGTTGCCTGCGGGTGTTATAGATGTCTTAGGTGAATTTGACCGTGGTGACGCAGTTGAAATAAAGAATTCAAAAATGGAACGGATAGGAATAGGGATAGCGGCTTATTCATCATCTGATGCACATATGATAAAAGGTCATCAAAGTCAGGAAATAGAGCATATAGTAGGCTTTAGCGGACGTAATGATTTAATCCACGCAAATGATTTAGTGGTTGATGATAAAAATTAAATGTACGATTACTTAGTAAAATAATAAGATTATGGAAAAAGGTATGAAATCAATGCAAAAAAGTTCTGACGACGTCGCTAACCAGATGGAAAGAATCGGTAAAAACGCAAAAGCGGCAGCTTCGGTTATTGCCAATGCGTCTACACAAGACAAGAACAAGGCACTTACCGAAATAGCCAAATCATTACGTACCCGTAAGAATGACATAATTGCCGCAAATAAGCTTGATGTCGACGAGGGAATAAAAAAAGGTCTTGATAAGGCAATGGTTGACCGCCTTGCATTAGATGAAAAACGTATTGAGGCTATGGCATCGGGATTAGAGGCTATAGCACGGCTTGCCGACCCTGTAGGCAGGGAGCTTGCCAATTGGGACAGACCCAGCGGTTTGAACATCTTGCGTGTAAGTGTTCCGCTTGGTGTTATAGGAATTATATATGAATCACGCCCTAATGTTACGGCTGATGCAGGGGCGTTATGCATAAAGTCGGGTAATGCCGCAATATTGCGTGGTGGCTCGGAAAGCTTTAATTCATCTAACCTAATAGTAGAATGTATCCACACAGGTTTAAAAGCTGCCGGTTTACCTGAGGATGTTGTTCAGATTGTTCCGACAACCGACCGTGAGGCGGTGGGCGAATTATTGACCATGACCGATTATGTTGATGTGATAGTGCCTCGTGGCGGTAAAGGATTATGCAAGCGTGTTCAAGATGAAAGCAAAGTTCCGACACTGCAACATCTGGACGGCAACTGTCATATCTATGTAAATGAAAGTGCCGATATTGATATTGCATTAAAGGTTATCAAAAATGCCAAGCTACGCAGGACGGGAATTTGCGGTGCGACAGAATCACTTGTAGTAGATAAGGCTATTGCCGAGAAGATAATACCTCTAATATGCGACGCTCTTGAATCATGCGAGGTGCGTGGGGACTCCGACGCATGTGATATTGATTCGAGAATAAAACCGGCAAATGAAGAGGACTGGGATACCGAATATCTTGATTCTATCATCTCATTAAAGGTTATTGATAATCTGCAAGATGCAATTGCTTTTGTAAATAAACACTCGTCAGGTCATACCGATGCGATAATAGCAAGTGATGATAATGCGGCAACCGAGTTCTTAAACAGAATTGATAGTGCTATAGTTATGCTAAATACCTCTACCCAGTTTGCCGATGGCGGTGAGTTCGGCATGGGAGCGGAGATAGGTATTTCTACAGGAAGGCTACATGCCAGAGGACCTGTCGGTGTCGAGCAGTTAACTACATATAAATATGTGGTAAAAAGCAATGGTTCTATAAGAGCGTAATGCAAATTGTATAGCTAATAATAGTTTATTTTGCTCTTGTATGTTGAAAAAGTATATATTATAGAACCCTCTGCAAAAGTCAAAAAAATACTCTCCCCTTGAGGGAGAGTTAAAAACACAAAGTGTTTTTGTGAGGGGTAGAAACTCGCAAGTGTTTTTTATACCTGCATGTACAGCCCCCCCTAACAGCTACCCCCCCGTACACGGGAGAGGGGATAACAAAGAACTCAAATTAAATTCAAATTTACTACACTTATAACGAACACTCCCATAGAATAATAAATTGCATTGCTGGATTTATTAAAATATGTATCTATAATAAAAAAACAAATTATTTTTAATTACTCCACAGAGGTTATAATGGCTAAAAACAAGGACGAGTATAACTTTGAAAACTACATAGACAACTTTGCAAAGGTAGTTGAATTATACGGTGTTTCGCTACAGAAGGCGATTGAAAACTCTGAGGGCAATAACAACTCTCCGACCGCATTTCAGACCATGCCCAAAGTATGGCAGGAATTGATGGCAAAATTAATGGAAGACCCTGATAAGCTATATGAAAAACAGCTTGATCTATGTGCCGATTATATGAAAATATGGGGCAACGCATGGAACCGTTATATAGGTCATGATGAACAGCCTCTTTACCCCGCCGACCCGAAAGATAAAAGGTTCAAGGACGAAACATGGAACCGTGATCTTACTTTCGATTTTATAAAACAGTCTTATATACTTACCAATAAATGGTTGCATGATATCGTAAGTGATATTAAAGGAGTTGATAAGAAAACCCTTGAGAAATTCGATTTTTATACAAGACAGTTTGCCGATGCTATGTGTCCGAGCAATTTTGCTTTTACCAACCCTCTTGTTATCCGTGAGACTATTGAAACAAAGGGTGAAAACCTGAAAAAAGGTCTTGAGAATCTGATAAATGACTTAGAAAAAAGCAAAAACTTCCTTAATATAAGCACAGCTAAAAAAGATGCTTTTAAAATAGGCGAAAATATTGCTTGTACTAAAGGCAAGGTGGTATATAAAAACGACCTTATTGAGTTGATACAATACGAACCTACCTGCAAAAAGGTATATAAAAC encodes:
- a CDS encoding lipid-A-disaccharide synthase, which gives rise to MKIYIIAGEASGDIYGAKLIEQLKTASSQPIEFYGIGGEKMSGTGFKSLFDMSEISIMGFAEILPHLGNILDRIYDTIADIYEKQPDIVITIDSPGFTTRIAKRLRFGEDGLEKTLKKILSKKKEREPIVFQPFNGKLVHYVAPTVWAYKPKRAEKFAKLFDHLLVILPFEPPYFEEVGLPCTYIGHPIVETKFPPNGDAFKQKYAIAENETVISVMPGSRKGEVHRLLPVFMEAVRLLARVENPVMVIPTIPSLKEEVEHMVASSKIKAIIVDNDEDKYASYKAASVAIVKSGTGSLEVALAGCPMVIGYKVNYISYRIIKSLVKIKYANLINLILDEEIIPEFLQNFCTPYLISQSVDKILDDYKLKDLQIVRGLEALKIMGLGEPENPSRKAADTILAILRQ
- a CDS encoding BolA family transcriptional regulator gives rise to the protein MPLEQNILESLIKDAFPDANIRITDLAGDNDHWSVEIESSAFEGQTRIKQHKTVYEALKGKMGGELHAMQLKTKVKK
- a CDS encoding glutamate-5-semialdehyde dehydrogenase — translated: MKSMQKSSDDVANQMERIGKNAKAAASVIANASTQDKNKALTEIAKSLRTRKNDIIAANKLDVDEGIKKGLDKAMVDRLALDEKRIEAMASGLEAIARLADPVGRELANWDRPSGLNILRVSVPLGVIGIIYESRPNVTADAGALCIKSGNAAILRGGSESFNSSNLIVECIHTGLKAAGLPEDVVQIVPTTDREAVGELLTMTDYVDVIVPRGGKGLCKRVQDESKVPTLQHLDGNCHIYVNESADIDIALKVIKNAKLRRTGICGATESLVVDKAIAEKIIPLICDALESCEVRGDSDACDIDSRIKPANEEDWDTEYLDSIISLKVIDNLQDAIAFVNKHSSGHTDAIIASDDNAATEFLNRIDSAIVMLNTSTQFADGGEFGMGAEIGISTGRLHARGPVGVEQLTTYKYVVKSNGSIRA
- a CDS encoding glutamate 5-kinase, with the protein product MELKNAKRVVIKIGSSLLIDKKQSGIRHKWLKSLVDDVVDLRKRNIDVVLVTSGAVALGKKYIKFKKAVLTLEEKQAAAACGQTDLSRNYQRYFNDKKIQTAQLLLTIFDSENRRNYLNAKNTIETLLENKVLPIINENDTVATHGLRFGDNDRLAARVSQMVGANYLILFSDIDGLYTANPNIDESAVHIEEVDEIDERIEAMAGGSSSTVGSGGMVTKIAAAKIAMMCGCNMILAKGFDMNPVKKLFEGGRHTLFISKENPLNARKRWIASSLSPSGEIIIDAGAARALQAGKSLLPAGVIDVLGEFDRGDAVEIKNSKMERIGIGIAAYSSSDAHMIKGHQSQEIEHIVGFSGRNDLIHANDLVVDDKN
- the grxD gene encoding monothiol glutaredoxin, Grx4 family — its product is MSDNPVFKAIQDEIDNNNVVLFMKGTAKFPQCGFSALVVNLLQKMNVEFKDINVLLDPALREGIKQFSDWPTIPQLYVKGEFIGGCDIVKEMYEEGELQELLKAS